A window of Flavobacterium flavigenum contains these coding sequences:
- a CDS encoding N-6 DNA methylase, producing the protein MTQKEQQQLGKTLWDIADNLRGAMNADDFRDYMLSFLFLRYLSSNYEASAKKELGRDYPNLDDNDKRNPLSVWYAENEADVAEFEKQMRRKIHYVIEPKHLWSSIAEMARTQNKDLLETLEQGFKYIENQSFENAFQGLFSEINLNSEKLGKKHEDRNAKLCVIIQKIAEGIKDFSTDSDTLGDAYEYLIGQFAAGSGKKAGEFYTPQQISSILSEIVTLDSQDPTQGPKIRLEKVLDFASGSGSLLLNVRKRIKENGGNVGKIYGQEKNITTYNLARMNMLLHGMKDTEFEIFHGDTLLNQWDELNEMNPAKKVEFDAICGESAF; encoded by the coding sequence ATGACACAAAAAGAACAACAACAATTGGGTAAAACCCTTTGGGATATAGCAGATAATTTACGTGGAGCGATGAATGCCGATGATTTTCGGGATTATATGCTGTCGTTTCTTTTCCTTAGATATTTATCATCGAACTACGAAGCATCCGCAAAAAAAGAATTAGGAAGAGATTATCCCAATCTGGATGATAATGACAAAAGAAACCCTTTAAGCGTTTGGTACGCAGAGAATGAAGCAGATGTAGCTGAATTTGAAAAACAAATGCGCAGAAAGATTCACTATGTAATAGAACCAAAACATCTATGGAGCAGTATTGCTGAAATGGCGCGTACTCAAAATAAGGATTTACTTGAAACATTAGAGCAAGGTTTTAAATACATAGAAAATCAGTCTTTTGAAAATGCGTTTCAAGGATTGTTTTCAGAAATCAATCTGAACTCCGAAAAATTAGGAAAAAAACACGAGGATAGAAATGCCAAACTATGTGTCATCATTCAGAAAATTGCAGAGGGAATTAAAGATTTTTCTACCGATTCAGATACTTTAGGTGATGCTTACGAATATTTAATTGGTCAGTTTGCAGCAGGTTCAGGTAAAAAAGCAGGAGAATTTTACACGCCACAGCAAATATCTTCCATTCTTTCAGAAATAGTAACCTTAGACAGCCAAGACCCTACACAAGGTCCAAAAATAAGACTTGAGAAAGTCCTTGATTTCGCAAGTGGTTCCGGATCGTTGCTTTTAAATGTTAGAAAACGCATAAAAGAAAATGGAGGAAACGTAGGTAAGATATATGGTCAGGAAAAAAACATAACTACCTATAACTTAGCCCGTATGAACATGCTTTTACACGGCATGAAAGATACCGAGTTTGAAATATTTCACGGTGACACTTTACTCAATCAATGGGATGAATTAAATGAAATGAATCCGGCCAAAAAAGTTGAGTTTGATGCTATTTGTGGCGAATCCGCCTTTTAG
- a CDS encoding AAA family ATPase has translation MSTLTEIAQELKDTKEKIILVYAFNATGKTRLSVEYKNVTKTEEGNHTGVYYNAFSEDLFVWDNDEPNDNQNIKLDIVSSSLNQFHSLLLDTDILEETLALYHPRYKFSLNLYEDGDREKGIHSVTFYVDDENTNPIKISRGEERIFIWCFFIALFETDSWTGVQDAHFFIDDPVSSMDDHNIFLTAESIMKLIVDTFPKKQIIVTTHHIGLFSILFDRLSKGEKSDKYKKNSKFFMLKKQNKELELKPFNKEVFLFHLHLLQVLDEAKKANELYTFHYVLLRQLLENITSFIGTSQIKMLLQEIEIEKPEDIIMMINSVSHTRVFAPNISEMNEEQIRVFSEVFDKLVTKYNFKF, from the coding sequence ATGAGTACATTAACTGAAATAGCTCAGGAATTAAAAGATACGAAGGAAAAAATCATTCTTGTTTACGCTTTTAACGCAACAGGTAAAACCCGTTTATCTGTTGAGTATAAAAACGTAACTAAGACTGAAGAGGGAAATCATACAGGAGTTTATTACAATGCCTTTAGTGAAGATTTGTTTGTATGGGACAATGATGAACCAAATGACAATCAAAATATAAAACTGGATATTGTATCAAGTTCATTAAATCAATTTCATTCATTATTACTTGATACTGATATACTAGAAGAAACTTTAGCATTATACCATCCAAGATATAAATTCAGTTTAAATCTTTATGAGGATGGAGACAGAGAAAAAGGTATTCATTCGGTTACTTTTTATGTAGATGATGAAAATACAAACCCAATAAAAATCTCCCGAGGAGAAGAAAGAATTTTTATCTGGTGTTTTTTTATAGCCTTATTTGAAACGGATTCCTGGACAGGTGTTCAGGACGCTCATTTTTTCATTGACGATCCTGTTTCTAGTATGGATGACCATAATATCTTTTTGACAGCAGAATCTATTATGAAGTTGATTGTTGATACCTTTCCAAAAAAACAGATAATAGTTACAACCCATCATATAGGATTGTTTTCTATACTATTTGATAGGTTAAGTAAAGGCGAAAAAAGTGACAAGTACAAAAAGAATTCAAAATTCTTTATGCTGAAAAAACAAAACAAAGAATTAGAATTAAAACCGTTTAACAAGGAAGTCTTTCTTTTTCATTTGCATCTATTACAAGTATTAGATGAAGCTAAAAAAGCAAATGAACTCTACACTTTTCATTATGTTCTTTTACGGCAGCTATTAGAGAATATTACTTCATTCATTGGTACAAGTCAAATTAAGATGCTGTTACAAGAAATAGAAATAGAAAAACCCGAAGATATCATTATGATGATTAATTCAGTATCTCACACTAGAGTTTTTGCTCCTAATATTAGTGAAATGAATGAAGAACAGATAAGAGTATTTAGTGAAGTTTTTGATAAGCTTGTAACTAAGTATAATTTCAAATTTTAA
- a CDS encoding type I restriction endonuclease subunit R: MTKETHIEESLLTKLKDLKYIYRADIRDRFSLEQNFREKFEALNRVRLSNSEFARLRDEIITQDVFAASKTLRGKNYFQREDGTPLHYTLVNIKDWCKNDYEVISQLRINTENSNHRYDVIILINGLPIVQIELKGISISPRQAMQQIVDYKNDAGNGYTNSLMCFMQMFIVSNQSNTYYFANNRNQHFQFNADEQFLPVYQLADESNKKITNLALFADKFLSKCTLGEMISKYMVLVESEQKLLIMRPYQIYAVKAIVDCINQNRGNGYIWHTTGSGKTLTSFKASTLLKENPEIDKCLFVVDRKDLDRQTREEFNKFQEGSVEENTNTESLVRRLLSSDYSDKVIVTTIQKLGLALDDTKNYKERLKHLSDSRMAIIFDECHRSQFGENHKAIKEFFPKAQLFGFTGTPIFPDNSNYTIREGEEATYKTTESIFEKELHAYTITHAIEDKNVLRFHIDYYKGQGEINPKPGEAISQQAVVDAILEKHDSATNHRKFNAVFATASINNAIEYYRLFKLAQQKKSEADGDYVPLNIACVFSPPAQLMAKEGEQKNAEDIKQLQEDLQQEKFDNQSNPEEKKKALIEIIEDYNKQFGTNHNINEFDAYYQNVQARIKDQKWANKELPHKKKIDITIVVDMLLTGFDSKFLNTLYVDKNLKYHGLIQAFSRTNRVLNDTKPYGNILDFRSQQEQVNQAIALFSGEKSEDKAIKIWMVDPAPVVIEEYKKAVEALGVFMEENNLVNDPSEVYNLRGDTAKITFVKNFKEVQRLKTQLDQYTDLDETQKEVIETILPVDRLQSFRSSYLETAKQFKAIQDKEGNNAPEDIQQLDFEFVLFASAVIDYDYIMNLVADNLQMKPSKQKMSKDEIICLLSATANLMEEQEDLADYINSLDWNKGQDVDKLRAGYQKFKDEKNDKILTNIAIIHGLQTANLKAFVANIMSRKIFDGEKLTDLLEPLELNWKERSVKEQALMTDLIPLLKKQAQGQEISGLTAYE; the protein is encoded by the coding sequence ATGACAAAAGAGACACATATTGAAGAGAGCTTACTTACAAAGCTAAAAGATTTAAAATACATTTATCGTGCTGATATACGTGACAGATTTTCTCTTGAGCAAAACTTTCGTGAAAAATTTGAAGCACTAAATCGGGTTCGTTTAAGTAATTCAGAATTCGCACGATTACGGGATGAAATCATTACTCAGGATGTTTTTGCAGCGTCAAAAACACTTCGTGGAAAAAATTATTTTCAGCGTGAAGATGGAACTCCGTTGCATTATACTTTGGTTAATATCAAAGACTGGTGCAAAAATGATTATGAAGTAATTAGCCAGTTGAGAATAAATACAGAAAATAGCAATCATCGCTATGACGTAATTATTTTGATTAATGGTTTACCAATTGTTCAGATAGAACTGAAAGGAATCAGCATCTCGCCAAGACAGGCAATGCAACAAATTGTCGATTATAAAAATGACGCAGGAAATGGATATACCAATTCATTGATGTGCTTTATGCAGATGTTTATTGTCAGTAATCAATCGAATACGTATTATTTTGCCAATAACAGAAATCAACATTTTCAGTTTAATGCAGATGAACAGTTTCTGCCTGTTTATCAATTAGCTGATGAAAGCAATAAGAAAATTACAAATCTTGCGTTATTTGCCGATAAATTTTTGTCTAAATGCACTTTAGGCGAAATGATCAGCAAGTATATGGTTTTGGTAGAAAGTGAGCAAAAACTTTTGATAATGCGGCCCTATCAAATCTATGCTGTAAAAGCTATTGTAGATTGTATCAATCAAAATCGTGGCAATGGTTATATTTGGCACACAACAGGAAGTGGAAAAACCTTAACTTCTTTCAAAGCCTCAACTTTACTAAAAGAAAACCCTGAGATTGATAAATGTTTATTTGTTGTAGACAGAAAAGACTTAGACAGACAAACCCGTGAAGAGTTCAATAAATTTCAGGAAGGAAGTGTTGAAGAAAACACCAATACCGAAAGCTTAGTGAGACGTTTACTATCTTCTGATTACTCTGATAAAGTCATCGTTACCACCATTCAAAAATTAGGCTTGGCACTTGATGATACCAAAAATTACAAAGAGCGATTAAAGCATCTGAGCGATAGCAGAATGGCAATTATTTTTGATGAATGTCATCGTTCTCAATTTGGAGAAAACCATAAAGCCATTAAAGAGTTTTTCCCGAAAGCGCAGTTATTTGGTTTTACGGGAACTCCAATTTTTCCGGATAATTCAAATTATACAATTCGGGAAGGTGAAGAAGCTACCTATAAGACTACCGAATCTATTTTTGAAAAAGAACTGCACGCTTACACCATAACACATGCCATTGAAGATAAGAACGTACTGCGTTTTCATATCGACTATTACAAGGGACAGGGAGAAATAAATCCAAAACCCGGCGAAGCTATTTCACAGCAGGCGGTTGTAGATGCTATTTTAGAAAAGCATGATTCGGCTACTAACCATAGAAAATTCAATGCAGTTTTTGCAACAGCTTCAATTAATAATGCTATTGAATATTACCGCTTATTTAAACTCGCCCAACAGAAAAAATCAGAGGCAGACGGTGATTATGTTCCTTTAAATATTGCTTGCGTATTCTCTCCGCCTGCACAACTAATGGCAAAAGAAGGCGAACAAAAAAATGCCGAAGACATCAAGCAGTTACAGGAAGATTTGCAACAGGAAAAGTTCGACAATCAATCCAATCCTGAAGAAAAAAAGAAAGCACTGATTGAAATTATTGAAGATTACAATAAACAATTTGGTACCAATCATAACATCAATGAGTTTGACGCATACTATCAAAATGTACAAGCGCGAATAAAAGACCAGAAATGGGCAAATAAGGAACTTCCGCATAAAAAGAAAATAGACATTACCATTGTGGTTGATATGCTGCTTACCGGTTTTGATTCTAAGTTTCTAAATACTTTATATGTAGATAAAAACCTGAAATACCACGGATTGATTCAGGCATTTTCCCGAACCAACCGCGTGCTGAACGACACAAAACCTTATGGAAATATTTTAGATTTTCGTTCACAGCAGGAACAGGTAAACCAGGCAATTGCTTTATTTTCTGGTGAAAAATCAGAAGACAAAGCCATTAAAATCTGGATGGTTGATCCTGCTCCGGTAGTTATTGAAGAATACAAAAAAGCGGTTGAAGCTTTAGGTGTTTTTATGGAAGAAAACAATTTGGTCAACGATCCTTCTGAAGTGTATAACTTAAGAGGCGACACTGCAAAAATCACTTTTGTAAAAAACTTTAAAGAAGTTCAGAGATTAAAAACGCAGTTAGACCAATACACCGACTTAGACGAAACACAAAAAGAAGTTATTGAAACCATCTTGCCTGTCGATCGCTTACAGTCGTTTAGAAGTTCTTATTTAGAAACGGCTAAGCAATTTAAAGCCATCCAAGACAAAGAGGGTAACAACGCACCAGAAGACATTCAGCAACTGGATTTTGAATTTGTATTATTTGCTTCTGCGGTGATTGATTATGATTATATAATGAATCTCGTAGCAGATAACCTGCAGATGAAACCGTCTAAACAAAAAATGAGTAAAGACGAAATCATCTGTTTGCTGAGCGCTACTGCCAATTTAATGGAAGAACAGGAAGATTTAGCTGATTATATCAATAGTTTAGACTGGAACAAAGGGCAGGATGTGGACAAACTGCGCGCTGGCTACCAAAAATTTAAAGACGAAAAAAACGATAAAATATTAACCAATATTGCAATTATTCACGGTTTACAAACGGCCAATTTAAAAGCATTTGTAGCCAACATTATGAGCCGGAAGATTTTTGACGGTGAAAAACTGACTGATTTGTTAGAACCTTTAGAACTGAACTGGAAAGAGCGAAGCGTAAAAGAACAAGCTCTTATGACGGATTTGATACCGCTATTAAAAAAGCAAGCCCAAGGGCAAGAAATATCTGGACTTACGGCTTATGAATAA
- a CDS encoding SGNH/GDSL hydrolase family protein codes for MKPHFKQIVIVLLSISLLSCSTEESPSETAVTPEPVTPPTTIPNPEIPSGSIAKSINYLALGDSYTIGQSVCETCRFPEQLKTSLKSFYTETNFSLQVIATTGWTTTNLISAINQQKPESNYDLVTLLIGVNNQYQGKDFSVYEREFPELVTKAIALGKGDKKNVIVVSIPDYAYTPYAKNLSDSQKTKISTEINQYNTFAENYCKTNAIVFVNITDITRQGLSNLNLVASDGLHPSESAYALFVERLIPKVKVVLQD; via the coding sequence CGGAAACGGCTGTTACACCCGAACCTGTCACACCTCCAACAACAATCCCTAATCCGGAAATCCCAAGCGGATCTATTGCTAAATCAATAAATTATTTAGCACTAGGCGACAGTTATACTATTGGGCAAAGTGTCTGCGAAACCTGCCGGTTTCCGGAACAGCTCAAAACGAGTTTAAAATCGTTTTATACAGAAACCAACTTTTCATTACAGGTTATCGCCACAACCGGATGGACAACTACCAATTTAATTTCGGCCATAAACCAGCAAAAACCCGAATCCAATTATGATTTGGTGACGTTATTAATTGGTGTCAATAATCAGTATCAAGGAAAAGATTTTTCTGTTTATGAAAGAGAGTTTCCTGAATTGGTAACCAAAGCAATTGCATTGGGGAAAGGCGACAAAAAAAACGTAATTGTGGTTTCGATACCTGATTATGCTTACACCCCCTATGCAAAAAATTTAAGTGACAGTCAAAAAACAAAAATCTCCACCGAAATCAATCAGTACAATACCTTTGCTGAGAATTACTGCAAAACAAATGCAATCGTTTTTGTAAATATTACTGACATTACCCGGCAAGGGCTGAGCAACCTAAATCTGGTCGCTTCAGATGGACTGCATCCTTCAGAATCTGCTTATGCTTTATTTGTTGAACGTCTTATACCGAAAGTCAAAGTAGTATTGCAGGATTAG
- a CDS encoding restriction endonuclease subunit S — MSNQNKFIPELRFPDFENDKEWKNSTIGEIGKFYYGKSAPKWSLSSDAPTFCVRYGELYTKFDTIISEIKSRTNIDPSDLRFSKGGEILVPRVGEVAKDFASHCCYLPFPNVAIGEMISVYETKEYPIFYTYYFRTLEKEFARVVEGQNVKNLYYVNLEPIVIGKPSIDEQKKIADCLSSLDELITAHTNKLETLKTYKKGLMQNLFTQEGEKVPKLRFKEFEKDGEWKIERLDKVAEIITGNTPSTIETQYYNGEKLFVSPADINDNRHITNTKTKLSDLGFSKTRKIKENSVLFVCIGSTIGKIAQSKVECATNQQINSLTCFENYSNDFLYSVLEYNASNIADMAGNHAVPLINKSAFSAIELKFPPSLKEQKKIAETLSSVDSLIKEQSNKIEQLKLHKKGLMQGLFPKVRN; from the coding sequence ATGAGCAACCAAAATAAATTTATTCCTGAATTACGTTTTCCTGATTTTGAAAATGATAAGGAATGGAAAAATAGCACTATTGGCGAAATAGGCAAATTTTACTACGGAAAAAGCGCGCCAAAATGGTCATTATCTTCTGATGCGCCAACGTTTTGTGTAAGATATGGCGAATTATATACCAAGTTTGATACTATTATCTCTGAAATTAAATCACGAACAAACATCGACCCAAGCGATTTAAGATTTAGTAAAGGAGGTGAAATTCTTGTGCCCCGTGTAGGAGAAGTTGCAAAAGATTTTGCATCTCATTGTTGTTATCTACCATTTCCAAATGTTGCAATTGGTGAAATGATTAGTGTATATGAAACAAAAGAATATCCAATTTTCTACACTTATTATTTCAGGACATTAGAAAAGGAGTTTGCTCGAGTGGTTGAAGGACAAAATGTTAAAAACTTATATTATGTAAATTTAGAGCCAATCGTTATTGGAAAGCCTTCTATTGATGAACAAAAAAAAATAGCAGACTGCCTTTCTTCATTAGATGAATTAATAACCGCTCACACCAATAAATTAGAAACCTTAAAAACCTACAAAAAAGGATTGATGCAAAACCTTTTTACACAAGAAGGAGAAAAAGTGCCGAAGTTGAGGTTTAAGGAGTTTGAGAAAGATGGGGAGTGGAAAATAGAAAGGTTAGATAAAGTCGCTGAAATAATTACTGGAAATACTCCAAGTACTATTGAAACACAATATTACAATGGTGAAAAATTATTTGTTTCTCCTGCTGATATTAATGATAATAGACATATTACAAATACCAAGACTAAATTAAGTGATTTAGGATTTTCTAAAACAAGAAAAATAAAAGAAAATAGCGTTTTATTTGTTTGTATAGGTTCAACAATTGGGAAAATTGCTCAAAGTAAAGTTGAATGTGCTACAAATCAGCAAATAAACTCTTTGACTTGTTTTGAAAACTATTCCAACGATTTTTTATATTCAGTTTTAGAGTACAACGCTTCTAACATTGCTGATATGGCAGGGAATCACGCAGTTCCTTTAATAAATAAATCAGCATTTTCAGCCATAGAATTAAAATTTCCACCGTCATTAAAAGAACAGAAAAAAATAGCTGAAACCCTTTCATCGGTGGATAGCTTAATCAAAGAACAGTCAAATAAAATTGAGCAATTAAAATTACATAAAAAAGGATTAATGCAAGGGTTGTTTCCTAAAGTAAGAAATTAA
- a CDS encoding N-6 DNA methylase, with the protein MLFVANPPFSLRWEPNEAMVEDFRFKSYGLAPKSAADFAFLLHGFHFLSQNGTMAIILPHGVLFRGGAEERIRTKLLKENNIDTVIGLPSNLFYSTGIPVSILILKKCKRYDDVLFINASEHFEKGKRQNTLSEEHFEKIIDTYKYRNEIPRYSRRVSMDEIEKQGYNLNISRYVNTSVEEEKIDLRQVNLKLKAINLEIEKFTNDHNKFLDELGLPRI; encoded by the coding sequence ATGCTATTTGTGGCGAATCCGCCTTTTAGTTTGCGTTGGGAACCTAATGAAGCTATGGTAGAAGATTTCCGTTTTAAAAGTTATGGTTTAGCACCTAAATCAGCGGCAGATTTTGCTTTTTTATTACATGGCTTTCACTTCTTAAGCCAAAACGGAACGATGGCGATTATTCTGCCTCATGGTGTATTATTTCGTGGTGGTGCAGAGGAACGCATTAGAACCAAATTATTGAAAGAAAATAATATTGATACCGTTATTGGACTACCTTCAAATCTTTTTTATTCCACAGGAATTCCAGTTTCAATTTTAATTCTAAAAAAATGCAAAAGATATGATGATGTGCTTTTTATTAATGCAAGTGAGCATTTCGAAAAAGGAAAACGACAAAACACACTCAGCGAAGAACATTTCGAAAAAATTATTGATACGTACAAGTACAGAAATGAAATACCAAGATATTCGAGAAGAGTATCAATGGATGAAATTGAGAAACAAGGATATAATCTTAATATTTCAAGATATGTTAATACTTCTGTGGAGGAAGAAAAAATTGATTTACGACAGGTTAATTTAAAATTGAAGGCTATAAATTTAGAAATTGAAAAATTTACAAATGATCATAATAAATTTTTAGACGAGTTAGGATTGCCAAGGATTTAA
- a CDS encoding PDDEXK nuclease domain-containing protein has protein sequence MNKKEITAINKNEYDVLFNQAVAEIHATRSLVARQLNSATTSIYWNLGKLLFEKQLAEGYGSGIVGQLSVDLKSKFPDMGLSPRNLWDMKRFYERYHLAGEKLRRCVAVLPWRHNLLLLSKIQSFEEVEFYANEAVTKGWSRDLLLNAIKMDHYAHVQKQIKSHNFNDTLSPVDADYANEVFKDTYNLGFLGITENVKELELEKRLVEKIKSFVLELGKGFSFIGNQYRLEYNQKEYFVDMLFFHRGMQSLVAIELKIGSFKAEYVGKMNLYLSLLDKFEKGTNENPSVGIILCADKDHLDVEIALQDINKPIGVAEYQLLLPKEELQTLVLNELNANNEQPK, from the coding sequence ATGAATAAAAAAGAAATAACAGCGATCAATAAAAATGAGTATGATGTACTATTCAATCAGGCTGTAGCAGAGATTCACGCGACAAGGAGTCTTGTCGCGAGACAATTGAATAGTGCCACTACTTCTATTTATTGGAATTTAGGCAAACTACTTTTTGAAAAACAATTGGCAGAAGGGTACGGCAGTGGCATTGTTGGTCAATTGTCTGTTGACCTCAAAAGCAAATTTCCCGATATGGGCCTGTCTCCCCGTAACCTATGGGATATGAAACGTTTTTATGAAAGGTATCATCTGGCAGGTGAAAAACTGCGACGATGCGTCGCAGTTTTGCCGTGGCGACATAATTTGTTGTTATTAAGCAAGATACAATCCTTTGAAGAAGTTGAATTTTATGCCAACGAAGCCGTAACCAAAGGCTGGAGTAGAGACCTGTTGCTCAATGCTATAAAAATGGACCATTACGCCCACGTTCAAAAGCAAATCAAATCACACAATTTTAACGATACACTTTCCCCAGTTGATGCAGACTATGCCAACGAAGTTTTTAAAGACACCTACAATCTTGGTTTTTTAGGAATAACTGAAAACGTAAAAGAACTGGAATTAGAAAAAAGATTGGTAGAAAAAATTAAATCTTTTGTTTTAGAATTAGGAAAAGGTTTTTCTTTTATCGGTAACCAATACCGATTAGAATACAACCAAAAAGAATATTTTGTAGATATGCTTTTTTTTCACAGAGGTATGCAATCTTTGGTAGCTATTGAACTGAAAATAGGAAGTTTCAAAGCTGAATATGTGGGAAAAATGAACCTTTATCTTTCCTTACTCGATAAATTCGAAAAAGGCACAAACGAAAACCCATCTGTTGGTATTATCCTTTGTGCAGACAAAGACCATCTGGATGTAGAAATTGCATTGCAAGACATCAACAAACCTATTGGTGTGGCAGAATACCAACTACTATTACCAAAAGAAGAACTCCAAACCTTAGTGTTAAACGAATTAAATGCAAATAATGAGCAACCAAAATAA